GGTGAGCGCGCGTAGCCGATAAAGTAGGTGCCGAACTCGCGCATACCGGGTTTACCGAATGGCATGTTATCGCGCAGGATCTTCACCTCATTGCCTTGCTCATCGGTTAGGGTAGTCAGCGAACTGTGGGAGTATGAAGGCTTGACGTCCGCATCTAATTCGATATTGGACTGCTTGTGACGGCCGATGATGTTCTCTTGTGTTTCCACGGTCAGCGCATTCCAGCCTTTCATATCATGCAGATATTTTTGCACCAGCACATAGCTGCCACCGCTGAACGGCGCGTCTTCCTGGCCGATAACCGTATAGTCGAACGCCTCATGCCCTTCGGGGTTTTCGGTGCCATCCACGAAGCCAATCATGGCGCGTTGGTCGAAGTAGCGAAAGCCATGCACTTCATCGACCACTGTGACGGCATCGCCGAGTTTTTTCAGCAACTGGGCCGCCAGCTCAAAACACAGATCCATTTCATCCGCGCGGATGTGCAACAGAATGTCGCCAGGTGTGGAGACAGCGAGGCGATCGCCGGTGCCGATGGCGCTGAAAGGGTGCAACTGAGCAGGACGAGGCGCGCCGAACAGCCGATCCCAGGCGGCGGAACCAAACCCACACACGCACGACAATTGGCCTGCGAGCGATCTTTTTCCCACCGATCGAACGACGGCAGCGACATCGCCGCACCAGGCTCGCACGGTGTCGAGGTGTTCGGGAATGGGCGACAGAATAGCGACAATGAATATCGCGTGACGCGTCACTGGACTAAAGACGGCTTGCGGTTGGTTGGTATTGGCATTCATTGAGTCCGATTCCGGTATTTGAGATTGAAAAGCTTTAAAGAAGCATCTTAAAAGCAACAATAAAATGGTGTTAAAATTATCAGTCTATATAATATGTAGCTATATATTTTACTTTACCCCACCAGTATAGACGCATTCGAACCATAATAGGATACCCGATCTTAATAAATACGTTTGATTTTTTATTAATCATGAGTGAGGCATATTTTCTTAAAGAAAAGGCCATGATGAAATTCAAATAAAAAATAAAGCCTTATTCGGCTGCTGTGGCTGGTTGAAACCTTCGGGTGACCATAATACGATTAGTTTCTGACAGTAAATAAGAACGGCAACGCTGCCATACCATTGGATGCTGATGATCACCACACTGGGCATGATAATATTTAATGATAGACGTAAGATAATCTTTGACAGCACGGAACTGTGCCAGAAAAACAGGCGGAAAAACCAGTTTTGATTTGGGCGAATAAGTGTGATGTAGATATTTTCTGCTGTTTTGCTTAGCGATGGGTTTATTGGAGATATTTTGCTGAGCTGTACTTAATTACTCCGCAATCAGCCGCTGCGGATGAGTGTAAACGATAGCTCGGCCCGGCTTGCTGAAGCCCACCAGCGTCAGATTGCTTTGCTCTGCTACCGCCACCGCCAGGCTGGTGGCGGCGGAGACAGTAAATAGGATCTCAATGCCGCACATGGCTGTTTTTTGTACCATTTCATAGCTGGCGCGGCTAGACACTAGTACAGCACCTTGCGGCCAGTTTTGCTGGCTGCGGTAGCCCAACAGCTTGTCGAGCGCCACGTGTCGGCCAATATCTTCGCAGCCACCGCTGAGCATGCCATCGGGTTGTAGCCAGGCCGCTGCATGGGTACAGCCAGTCAGTTGCCCCACCGTTTGAACGTTTTTCAACTGTGTCACACCCCGATCAAGCATTGCCAAAGCAAAGCGTTGGGTAAAGGGTAACAGGGGGATTGGCCGGGTAGTATCTTGTAGCTGCTCCACGCCACAGATGCCACAGCCGGTGCGGCCAGCCAGGCTGCGGCGCCTCGCTTTCAACTGCATCAAACGCCGGCTGGAGAGTTCCACATGCACCTCAATGCCATTGCAGACGGGCTGCTGCCAGATATCGTAAATGTCGTCGGGGAAGGCGATGATCCCTTCAGAGAGCGAGAAACCGATGGCGAATGCCGCCAGATCTTTCGGGGTGGCCATCATCACCACATGAGAAATGCCGTTATACACCAGCGCCACCGGTACCTCTTCGGCCAGCCAGTCCAACTGTGGTTGAGCCAGATCGTTGCGCTGCCATACCCGATGCTGTGATAGACATGGTTGTTCGGCATCGCCATGCTCATTGATGAGTAAATACTTATTCATAATTTTCTCGTCAGCGCCGCCGGATTAAATACTGATGCAAAGAGCTTCGGGGGGCAGGAATGGCGGCTATTATACATGAGTATTAATGGAATAGCGCATTAGGTAAATGAAAATGCCATTTCTAATTCGATAATAGGCAAGGTTCCTTTAACTTAAATCGCATCAGAACAAAACACGATTGCCAAGTATTGCCCCCTCATCCCTGAGGTTCAACCTGCGGCTCTGTGCAAGTGCTGTTCAAATCGGTTCCCGACCGATTTGTCGCTGCATTGCCGCCTTCCTGCAACTTGAATTATTTAGGGTATATGTGGGCATCGAGGAGAAGATAACTAAATCACCAGCACCATCAGCCGGATAGGACTTTTCTGTCTTTCAGGGCTTGATCGTGAGTGTAAAAACATAAATACTGTATATGCAAACAGTATTTGGAACACATCATGAATATTTACCAACCAGATGAAATATCAACCCTCCACAGGCTACCGTTGTTCGTCGAACGCGTTGCCTGCGGTTTTCCTTCGCCGGCGCAGGATTACGTCGAGAGCCGCCTGGATATAGGCGAACTGTTGGTACGCCATCCCAATGCTACCTACTTTGTGCGTGCCAGCGGCGACTCAATGATTGATGGCAATATCAAGAACGGGGATTTGCTGATCGTTGACAGCTCGCTCACGCCGGAGCACGGCAATATCGTTATCGCTGCTATCGACGGTGAATTCACCGTCAAGAAACTGCAATGCCACCCGGATACACGGTTGCTGCCGATGAACCCGGCCTATGCGTCGATCGTCCTTGGCGAGGAAGCGCGACTGGAGATCTTCGGCGTGGTCACCTTTATCGTATATGCTGCGGTGTAGCCATGTTTGCGTTAGTGGATGTAAATGCATTTTATGCTTCCTGCGAGACTATCTTTCGGCCAGATCTACAAGGGCGGCCAGTGGTTGTGCTTTCCAACAACGATGGCTGCGTGATCGCCCGCAGCGCCGAGGCCAAAGCGCTGGGGATAACAATGGGCGCACCTTACTTCAAGATTAAGGATGACCTGCGCCGACAGAACGTGGCGGTGTTCTCTTCCAACTATGCACTGTATGCCGATATGTCTCGTCGAGTGATGGACACGCTGGAGGAGATGGCACCCGCAGTGGAAATTTACTCGCTGGACGAGGCTTTTCTGCGGCTGGATGGTATTAACCACTGCATAGCACTGAAACAGTTTGGCAGCCAGATACGCGATAGGATCCAACGGGAACTGCATTTAACGGTCGGTGTGGGCATCGCGCCGAGCAAGACGTTGGCCAAATTGGCCAACTACGCTGCCAAAAAGTGGCGTGGTGCTCAGGGGGTGGTGGATCTGTCAGAACCGGCTCGCCAGCGCAAGCTGCTGGCATTGATACCGGTAGAAGAGGTATGGGGCATTGGCCGGCGGTTGGCACGGCAGCTACAGGCGATGGGCATTCACACCGCGTTGCAACTGGCGGACTGCGATACTCGGCTGGTACGCAAAACCTTCAGCGTGGTGCTGGAGCGCACGGTGCGCGAACTGCGCGGGGGATCTTGTCTGCCATTGGAGGCGGCAGCGGTCGCCAGGGAACAGATCATCTGTTCACGTTCGTTTGGCCAGCGGTTGACCTATTACCCGCATATGCGCGAGGCAATCTGTAGCTATGCAGAGTGCGCCGCCGAGAAGTTGCGCCAGGATGATCGCTATTGCCGCCATGTGTCGGTGTTTATAAAAACCAGCCCGCATGCGGCGAGTGAGAGTTACTACAGCAATATGGGGAGCGCCCGGCTGCGGATACCGAGCAACGATAGCCGAGACATCATCGCCACGGCGGTGCGGGTATTGGAAAGCATCTGGCAAGAGGGCCGATACTACCTGAAAGGAGGCGTGATGCTGGGGGATTTTAGCACTGGTGCCATGGCACAGCTTGACTTGTTCGATGGTGGTTCACCGTGGCGTAACAGCGGCCAACTGATGGACACGTTGGACAAGCTGAACCGGGAAGAGCGCGGGCGTATCTGGTTCGCCGGGCAGGGCATCGCCAAACCGTGGCAGATGAAACGCGAAATGTTGTCGCCAGCTTATACCACTCGGCTGGCAGATATTCCATAGGTGCGGCTGGATGGGGAAATTAAGGATTAATAGTTATCGCTGATCATTGGAAACGACGAGACGATGCAATCCCATTAGTCGTTTTTTGTGGTAATTTTTATGTTATTATTCAGTTTGTTATGGAAAGTATCGTGACTTTTTCCGCAGCGAATAATATGAAAAACCATTTTTTATCGCCATCACTGCCGATATCTTTCAGGTTGTTGTAGATTCAATCGCTTATAACGTTGCTCACTTCATCAGCGTTCTGAGCAGATATTTTGTTTTTGCTCATTAACTGTTGAGATAATACATAGCGTTACGCTGATTTCCTTGTTCATGATAGCACCGGGTCATCACTAAGCCGATATCCCATGGTGAAATGAAAACAGCCTGTCCCGGAGATTTGATCCAACGCTATATATTACCCAAATTATATTATCTAATTAATATTAAATTATACTAATAATTAGTAATCTATGTTTTTTTATGCTGTTTTTTCGTGAAATTAGTTTTTTTATTCTGAATTGTTGTTTTTTTGATGCTTGTTTCTGTATTAAAAATAGGCCATTTTGGGCTAAGTTATCTCTAACTTAAGATTTTTCTGTCATCGAAATTTTGAATAGAAAAACATCAAAAAACAATGAGTCATGGAAGTATGCGGATAAAATTTTTTATGGTTTTGCTCATGTTAAGTTGAAAACTTTTTTCTTAATTATATTGTGTGTGCTAGTAGATCAGGTTAGAATCATCCTATGTTGGGATTAATCCTATGCGAGTTTGATAAAATTAAAAAAAATGCTGTGCATACGTACACATACTACGCACGTTGGTTTACGCACGAATTCAATACTGAATAACAGTCGAATTTAACTTATGACTGTACTGTTCAAGAGATCCTGCGAACGTCGGTAACAAACCCAGAGGTCGGTAACAAACCCAGAGGTCGGTAACAAACCCAGAGCATGGGTGATAAAAATTATCACTCAGTGTATTGTTCTTAAACATAGTTTATCAGGGTGGGGAATATGGGTACGTCTGAATTACTTAAACATATTTATGACATAAATCTATCATATTTACTTCTAGCACAGCGGCTAATTAATGATGAAAAAGCCTCGGCGATGTTTCGCCTAGGGATTAACGGAGCCATGGCTGACGCGCTTGCACAGCTTACGCTACCACAAATGGTTAAACTGGCAGAGACCAACCAACTGATCTGCCACTTCCGCTTTAACGATCACCAGAGTATCGAACGCCTGACCAAAGAGTCACGCGTGGACGATCTACAGCAAATCCATACGGGTATTTTGTTATCAAGCCATTTACTGCAAGAACTATCGGCTGAAAAAGACGGTAGTGCGACGAAGAAAAGAGCCTGATGATGGTAGAGAAAAGTATTGTTCAGGAAGCCAAAGATATTCAGCTCGCCATGGAGCTAATATCGCTGGGGGCGCGTTTGCAGATGTTGGAAAGCGAGACGCAGCTTAGCCGTGGCCGTTTGATTAAGTTGTATAAAGAATTACGTGGTAGCCCGCCGCCTAAAGGGATGCTGCCATTCTCTACCGATTGGTTTATAACCTGGGAACAGAACATCCATTCTTCGATGTTCTACAACGCCTATCAATTTCTGGTAAAAAGCGGGCAGTGCAGCGGCGTGGAGGCGGTGATCAAAGCCTATCGCCTTTACTTGGAGCAGTGTCCTCAGCAGCCAGAAGAAGCGCCGTTGCTGGCGCTGACCCGCGCCTGGACATTGGTGCGCTTCGTCGATAGCGGTATGCTGCAACTGACCGCCTGCAACTGCTGCGGTGGGGCATTTATCACCCACGCCCATCAGCCGCTCAACGGTTTTATTTGCAGTTTATGCCAGCCCCCATCCCGCGCAGTAAAAAGGCGTAAACTTTCGCCGCAACTGGCCGATATTATCTCTCAACTGCTGGACGAGCAGGTTAAGCGCGCCATTTGAACCCGCAACATTGCCGGTTGACGGCAGTGAAAATAGACGTGTGATACGGAAGGGCGTGGTGATGCCGCCCTGGTAGCGCAGGTTAACCTTCCAAAAGGCGCGTTTACCCACCTTCCATCTACATTGTCAATTTGAGGAATGCGTGTGCTAGTTATTTTGGGTTATCTCGTGGTATTGGGTACGGTTTTTGGCGGATACATGATGGTGGGTGGCCATCTCGGTGCGCTGTATCAGCCGTCAGAGTTTCTGATTATTGGTGGGGCAGGTATTGGCGCTTTTATCGTCGGCAACAGCGGTAAGGCGATCAAAGCCACGTTGCGCGCATTACCCGGGCTGATGCGCGGTTCGAAATACAGCAAGGCTCTGTATATGGATCTGATGGCGTTGCTGTATCTCCTGCTGGCTAAATCACGCCAGAAAGGCATGTTGTCTCTTGAGTTTGATATTGATAACCCAAGGGAAAGTGAAATTTTCTCTAAGTATCCGCGCCTCCTTTCTGATAATGTCGCGGTGGAATTTATCACCGACTATTTAAGGCTGATGGTGAGTGGCAACATGAATGCGTTTGAGGTCGAAGCGCTGATGGATGAAGAAATCGAAACTTTCGAACATGAAAGTGAAGTACCCGCCGGCAGCTTGGGGATGATGGGTGACTCGCTTCCGGCGTTCGGCATTGTGGCAGCGGTGATGGGGGTGGTACACGCGCTGGCCTCGGCTGATCGCCCAGCCGCTGAATTGGGGGCACTGATCGCCAATGCAATGGTCGGTACTTTCCTGGGTATTCTGCTGGCCTACGGGTTTATTTCTCCGCTTGCAGCGGTGTTGAGGCAGAAGAGTGCGGAGACGGTCAAGATGATGCAGTGTATCAAAGTGACACTACTGTCCAACATGCACGGCTACGCGCCGCAGATTGCGGTCGAGTTTGGCCGCAAAATACTGTACACCACCGAGCGTCCTTCATTCCTTGAGTTGGAAGAGCATGTGCGCCAAGTGAAAGCACCAGCACAACAGGCGACGGAAGAAGGAACATGAAACAAGATCATCCGGTGATTGTGGTCAAAAAAAAACGCAAGGCGGGCCATGGTGGCCACCACGGCGGTTCCTGGAAGATTGCTTATGCCGATTTTATGACTGCTATGATGGCATTTTTCTTGGTGATGTGGCTCCTGTCGATCGCCAACCCGCAACAGTTGACGCAAATCGCCGAGTATTTCCGCACACCGCTAAAGGTGGCGTTAACCGGCGGTGATAAAAACAGCTCTGAAAGCAGCCCTATCCCAGGTGGTGGCGACGACCCTACCCAGCAGGAGGGGCTGGTGAAGAAACAGATTGAGTCACCAGAAAAACGCGCTGAAGAGCTAAAGCTGAATAAGCTGCGCGAGAAGCTGGACGAACTGATTGAATCGGACCCTCGCCTGAAGGCACTGCGCCCACATTTGCTGATCAACCTGATGGATGAAGGGCTGCGTATCCAGATCATCGATAGTCAGAATCGGCCGATGTTCAAAACCGGTAGTGCACAAGTGGTAGACTATATGCGCGATATACTGCGAGCGATTGCGCCGATCCTCAACGACCTGCCGAACAAAATTAGCCTGTCGGGTCATACCGATGATATTCCTTACGCTAACGGTGAGCGTGGCTACAGCAACTGGGAACTGTCTGCTGATCGTGCCAACGCTTCGCGGCGTGAACTGATCGCGGGCGGCCTCTCGGAGGGTAAGGTGCTGCGGGTCGTGGGCATGGCGTCTACCATGAGCCTGAAGCAGCGTGATGCCGATGATGCCATTAACCGTCGCATTACCGTGCTGGTATTGAATAAGGATACCCAGAAGGAGATTGAACGTGATAACGCAGAGAGCAACGCGACGGACATCACCCAGCCGGATAGCCTGAAGCAAGTGATACCGCCTACTACGCCAGCACCGGCGAACAGCAGCTCACCACCCAAGGAGAAGCCTGTGAGCCAGGATGCTGAGGATCAACAAAAAGCTGCTGCTGAGGCAAAAGCAGTGACCGATAAAGAGAAACCGCAAAACGATGACCAGCAGGGGGATGAGAAACGCACTGGTGTGATCGTCACTCAGACGCAGATACGCGAAAGCCACGTTTTTTGATACGTTCTGGGAGGGGGGATGCCAGCGGTTTTTTCCTCATTCGGTAAATAACCTACCTTTTTCCCCGTTGTTCTACCAATGGCATCGGCTTTTTTTTGGCATGCTGGGTGCAATTTTATTCTCTCCCAGCACAGGAACCGACCGTCCGTGGCTGAAGACAGCGATCTGGAAAAAAGCGAAGCTCCCACACCACACAGGGTGGAAAAAGCGCGTGAAGATGGCCAGATCCCTCGTTCACGCGAACTGACCTCCGTACTGATGCTCGTCGCTGGGCTGGCGATCATCTGGATGTCCGGCAACAATATGGCGCAACAACTGGCGATGATGCTGACTCAGGGCCTGAATTTCGACCACGGCATGGTCAGCAACGACAAACAGATGTTGCGCCAATTGGGTATGCTGCTGCGTCAGGCCGCCTGGGCGCTATTACCGATCATGGCAGGGTTGGTACTGGTGGCGATAGCTGCGCCGATGCTGCTCGGCGGTATCTTGTTCAGTGGTAAATCGATCAAGCTTGATTTAAAACGTATGAACCCTTTGGCTGGGCTGAAGCGTATCTTTTCCAGCCAGGTGTTGGCGGAACTGCTGAAAGGGATATTGAAAGCGACATTAGTGGGGTGGGTCACCAGCTTGTATTTGTGGCACAACTGGGCGGCGATGCTGCATTTGGTAACGCAGCGGCCGTTTGAGGCGCTAGGCAATGCGCTACAAATAATTATTTTCTGTGGTCTGCTGGTGGTACTGGGATTGACACCTATGGTGACGTTCGACGTGTTTTATCAACTGTGGAGTCATTTCAAGAAACTGAAGATGACCAAACAGGATATCCGCGACGAATTCAAAGAGCAGGAAGGTGACCCGCATATCAAGGGACGCCTGCGCCAACAGCAGCGGACGATCGCCCGGCGTCGCATGATGGCCGATGTGCCCAAGGCGGATGTCATCGTCACCAACCCAACGCACTATGCTGTCGCACTACAGTACAACGACAAAAAAATGAGTGCGCCGAAAGTACTGGCTAAAGGAGCCGGTGAAATTGCACTGCGCATTCGCCAACTGGGTGCAGAACATCGAATCCCCCTGTTTGAGGCCCCGCCATTGGCACGCGCGCTGTATCGACACAGCGAGATTGGGCAACATATCCCAGCCACCCTGTATGCCGCAGTTGCCGAGGTGCTGGCCTGGGTTTATCAATTGCGCCGCTGGCGGCAAGAAGGCGGTATAATACCGAAAAAACCTGAAAATCTACCGGTGCCAGAAGCACTGGATTTTGCTGGAGAGAACAACTCTGATGGCTAATTTGGCCTCCTTGCTTCGTTTGCCGGGTAATTTTAAAGATACGCAGTGGCAGGTACTGGCTGGCCCGATATTGATCTTGATGATCTTATCAATGATGGTGTTGCCACTGCCGGCGTTTATCCTCGATCTGCTGTTCACCTTCAATATCGCGTTGTCGATTATGGTGCTGCTGGTGGCGATGTTTACCCAGCGCACGCTGGAGTTCGCCGCCTTCCCAACCATCCTGCTGTTCTCGACCCTGTTGCGGCTATCACTGAATGTGGCGTCGACGCGCATCATACTGATGGAAGGGCATACTGGTTCGGCTGCAGCAGGCCGTGTGGTAGAGGCTTTCGGCCATTTCCTGGTCGGCGGCAATTTCGCCATCGGTATCGTGGTGTTTATCATTTTGGTATTGATCAACTTTATGGTGATCACTAAAGGTGCTGGACGTATCGCCGAAGTAGGTGCGCGCTTTGTACTGGACGGCATGCCGGGCAAACAGATGGCGATCGACGCTGATCTTAACGCTGGCCTAATCGGTGAAGACGAAGCGAAAAAGCGCCGTGCTGAGGTCACGCAGGAAGCCGATTTCTACGGATCAATGGACGGTGCCAGTAAGTTCGTACGGGGTGATGCGGTCGCCGGCCTGATGATCATGGTATTGAACGTGGTGGGAGGGCTGTTGGTCGGCGTGATCCAGCACGGTATGGCGATGGGTACGGCGGCGGAAAGTTATACGTTGTTGACCATTGGCGATGGGTTGGTGGCGCAAATCCCCGCGCTAGTGATCTCTACCGCAGCCGGTGTGATCGTCACCCGCGTGGCGACCGATCAGGACGTGGGGGAGCAGATGGTTGGCCAACTGTTCAATAACCCACGGGTCATGCTGCTCAGTGCCGGAGTGCTAGGGTTGTTGGGCCTGGTACCAGGTATGCCGAACCTGGTGTTCCTGCTGTTTACCGCTGCCTTGCTTGGGCTGGCCTGGTGGCTGCGTGGGCGTGAGCAACAGGCACCTAGAACGGTGGAAGCGCCAGTAGCGCAGGAAAATCCGCAGGCCTCCGAAGCTAGCTGGTCTGACGTACAAATGGAGGATCCGCTGGGCTTGGAAGTCGGTTACCGGTTGATCCCGATGGTCGATTTTCAACAGAACGGCGAGCTGCTTGGGCGTATCCGTGGCATCCGTAAAAAATTCGCCCAGGATATGGGCTACCTGCCGCCGGTGGTGCACATCCGCGACAACCTAGAACTACCGCCCGCCAGCTACCGCATCCTGATGAAAGGAGTGGAGATTGGCAGTGGAGAGGCGCATCCGGGTCGCTGGCTGGCGATTAACCCCGGCAACGCCGTGGGAGAGCTGGCAGGAGACAAGACCATCGATCCGGCTTTTGGGTTAGAGGCAGTATGGATCGACAGTGCATTGCGTGAACAAGCACAGATCCAGGGGTTTACCGTAGTGGAAGCCAGCACGGTGGTGGCTACGCATCTCAACCACCTGATTGGCCAGTTCGCCAGTGAGTTGTTTGGTCGGCAGGAAACCCAGCAGCTACTGGATCGTGTCTCTCAGGAGATGCCAAAACTGACCGAAGACTTCGTGCCGGGTGTGGTGTCACTGACCACACTACATAAAGTATTGCAAAACCTGCTGGCAGAACGGGTATCGATCCGTGATATGCGCACCATCATTGAAACGCTGGCAGAGCATGCGCCAACGCAAAGCGATCCTTATGAACTGACCGCAGTGGTACGGGTGGCGCTAGGACGTGCGATCACTCAACAGTGGTTCCCAGGCAACGGTGAGATCCAGGTCATTGGCCTGGACACCCAGTTGGAGCGTTTGCTATTGCAAGCGCTCCAGGGCGGCGGCGGACTGGAACCGGGGTTAGCGGATCGTTTGCTGGAGCAGGCGCGACAAGCGCTGCAACGGCAAGAAATGCTCGGCGCTCCGCCGGTGCTGTTGGTCAACCACGCGTTGCGTGCGTTGCTGGCACGCTTCCTGCGCCGCAGTGTGCCGCAGATTGTGGTGTTGTCGAATCTGGAAATTAACGACGATCGGCAACTTCGCATGACCGCGACCATTGGAGCCGCCGAATGAAACACTGCCTGTCGGCACTACTTTTACTGATGCCGCTGTTTGCTAAGGCAGTGTCTGGTTCTTGGGTAGCTGAAGGGCCGGGGGTGATGCTGGAGCAGGGCGGAATGCGTGATGAATCCGCTGAGTTAAGGGCACCGAATGCCTTACCCGATGCTAATGCGCGCATTACCCGCGTCAGTTGGCGCTACCGCCTGCTATCGGCCGAGCTGGCTGGCCTACAAGTGCAGTTATGCACCCTGAACCGCTGTATTCTGCTGGGGAGCGGCAGTGGCAGCAGCACCGGGTTGCAGGGTGAACCCGCCAATTCACCGTTTCGCTTTATCTACTACGTGCAGTCGCGTGGTGGGCTAAATCCGCCGTTACGGGTGATTGGCAATCAGGTGATTGTCAACTATGAGTAAAGTAAGCGCTGCATGTCCTGGTAATATTTGCCATCCCGCCACTGATACTGCCTGCAAGTTTTGCGCACCCTGAGTTCACTTGGTCAATAAGTGAGAAATCAATATGCAGATCTCAGGGGACTAGGCTGTGTTCGGCAATTGCACGTGAGCACCGCTGGGGCCATTTACAGATGCAGCAAGGTGCGGACGGGTTGGTGGGCCAAATAAGTGGCTCGTCATCTAGGGGGGCTAGCTCTTCGGGGCGTTCCCCAAAGCTTGTCGGGTTTGAATATAGGCACTACACCCTCCGCTTTGATTACGGGCTTTTGGCTCTGTGACGTCACCAGGGTCAATGATCGGACACAGCCTAACTTATCAACTGTCCCACCTCTCCCAAAACAGTCAAAGTACCCGTTGGCGCTTGCGAACGGCTCACCTCCTTCTTTCCTCGTGATCGTAACAACTTTTTTGAAGCTCAGTCAGTAAATAAGTATCGGGCCACCCCTGATAGTAACGTGCCAGTAAAAGTTAACCGTAGTGGTTTGTCTGGAGAAAAAATGATTGATATATCGGCTGACTATAGCGGAAGTTATGCCGTGACTGAGTCAGGGAGGTTATTTGTATGGGGCAGCAATTATGCTGATTTACTGGGTCTATACAAAAATTACAAATCTTGGGATAGCTAAAATGTATATGCTCCTATAGAAAATGACTATTTTCAGGAAAATAAAAGTGAATAAGATCATTGCTGGTTACTACAGTGCGCTGATACTGACTGAAGGCTCGAAGTCTATACCATCCTTAATGGCTAATTGATAGTTTAAAAGTGACTTCTCTTATTTCTTTTTTCCATAGATACATCTACCTTAGAGGCGTGCTACCTACAATTTTCAGCGTTTTAACCCGCTTAGGTTCAGCTATAAATGGTATTGGCGTGTCTTTAGTATGGTTATGTGTAGTGTTACGCCGCAGCAGGAAGCGGCCTCGAACCTGAATGAAGTGAAACTGGGTATGGGGATTGAACAGGCTCAGCTAGTGGGAAGCCTGAGTCATCAGGCCGCTGGCTCAGGTTACCTTAACTCTGAAGCCATACTGGGCAATAAAATACAGCTACTAACCGGTCTTTTAGCGGCCAACTAAAATTAATCACGCATTTTTTCTATATGCGCCTGGCGGCATTAAGTGCACAGGGCGCATCGGCTTGATTCAGATGACGATCTTACGCCCCAGCAGGTTGCTGCCGCGCGACTGTCCATCCGGGCCGTAAAGTGATTGATTATTCTTGTTCAGGATCGCCAGTGCCTGCGCGTTGTGGTCGATTTGCTGATTGAGCAGCATGCCGTTGTGCTGATTTTTCTCTCTTAGTGTCTGACTAAGCTGCTGCACTTGTTGCCAGCGTTGCGCCAATTGCGGTAGCCCGTCATAAGGTGCTTGCCATCCGAGGGTGTTTTCCAGCCTATGCCGTTGCTGTTCCAAATAGCCGACCGTTGCCAGCAACTGACTCTTGGCATCGGTAATGCGTTGCAAAGCCACGCCAGGCAACTGGCTCGAACATA
The sequence above is drawn from the Serratia symbiotica genome and encodes:
- a CDS encoding Dyp-type peroxidase, which encodes MNANTNQPQAVFSPVTRHAIFIVAILSPIPEHLDTVRAWCGDVAAVVRSVGKRSLAGQLSCVCGFGSAAWDRLFGAPRPAQLHPFSAIGTGDRLAVSTPGDILLHIRADEMDLCFELAAQLLKKLGDAVTVVDEVHGFRYFDQRAMIGFVDGTENPEGHEAFDYTVIGQEDAPFSGGSYVLVQKYLHDMKGWNALTVETQENIIGRHKQSNIELDADVKPSYSHSSLTTLTDEQGNEVKILRDNMPFGKPGMREFGTYFIGYARSPQPIEQMLENMFIGRPAGNYDRLLDFSHAVTGSLFFTPSVPLLEALADRTTASGST
- the fdhD gene encoding formate dehydrogenase accessory sulfurtransferase FdhD; amino-acid sequence: MNKYLLINEHGDAEQPCLSQHRVWQRNDLAQPQLDWLAEEVPVALVYNGISHVVMMATPKDLAAFAIGFSLSEGIIAFPDDIYDIWQQPVCNGIEVHVELSSRRLMQLKARRRSLAGRTGCGICGVEQLQDTTRPIPLLPFTQRFALAMLDRGVTQLKNVQTVGQLTGCTHAAAWLQPDGMLSGGCEDIGRHVALDKLLGYRSQQNWPQGAVLVSSRASYEMVQKTAMCGIEILFTVSAATSLAVAVAEQSNLTLVGFSKPGRAIVYTHPQRLIAE
- the umuD gene encoding translesion error-prone DNA polymerase V autoproteolytic subunit, producing the protein MNIYQPDEISTLHRLPLFVERVACGFPSPAQDYVESRLDIGELLVRHPNATYFVRASGDSMIDGNIKNGDLLIVDSSLTPEHGNIVIAAIDGEFTVKKLQCHPDTRLLPMNPAYASIVLGEEARLEIFGVVTFIVYAAV
- the umuC gene encoding translesion error-prone DNA polymerase V subunit UmuC; translation: MFALVDVNAFYASCETIFRPDLQGRPVVVLSNNDGCVIARSAEAKALGITMGAPYFKIKDDLRRQNVAVFSSNYALYADMSRRVMDTLEEMAPAVEIYSLDEAFLRLDGINHCIALKQFGSQIRDRIQRELHLTVGVGIAPSKTLAKLANYAAKKWRGAQGVVDLSEPARQRKLLALIPVEEVWGIGRRLARQLQAMGIHTALQLADCDTRLVRKTFSVVLERTVRELRGGSCLPLEAAAVAREQIICSRSFGQRLTYYPHMREAICSYAECAAEKLRQDDRYCRHVSVFIKTSPHAASESYYSNMGSARLRIPSNDSRDIIATAVRVLESIWQEGRYYLKGGVMLGDFSTGAMAQLDLFDGGSPWRNSGQLMDTLDKLNREERGRIWFAGQGIAKPWQMKREMLSPAYTTRLADIP
- the flhD gene encoding flagellar transcriptional regulator FlhD, encoding MGTSELLKHIYDINLSYLLLAQRLINDEKASAMFRLGINGAMADALAQLTLPQMVKLAETNQLICHFRFNDHQSIERLTKESRVDDLQQIHTGILLSSHLLQELSAEKDGSATKKRA
- the flhC gene encoding flagellar transcriptional regulator FlhC — translated: MMVEKSIVQEAKDIQLAMELISLGARLQMLESETQLSRGRLIKLYKELRGSPPPKGMLPFSTDWFITWEQNIHSSMFYNAYQFLVKSGQCSGVEAVIKAYRLYLEQCPQQPEEAPLLALTRAWTLVRFVDSGMLQLTACNCCGGAFITHAHQPLNGFICSLCQPPSRAVKRRKLSPQLADIISQLLDEQVKRAI
- the motA gene encoding flagellar motor stator protein MotA, with the protein product MLVILGYLVVLGTVFGGYMMVGGHLGALYQPSEFLIIGGAGIGAFIVGNSGKAIKATLRALPGLMRGSKYSKALYMDLMALLYLLLAKSRQKGMLSLEFDIDNPRESEIFSKYPRLLSDNVAVEFITDYLRLMVSGNMNAFEVEALMDEEIETFEHESEVPAGSLGMMGDSLPAFGIVAAVMGVVHALASADRPAAELGALIANAMVGTFLGILLAYGFISPLAAVLRQKSAETVKMMQCIKVTLLSNMHGYAPQIAVEFGRKILYTTERPSFLELEEHVRQVKAPAQQATEEGT